The Candidatus Nezhaarchaeota archaeon DNA window TTGTAGAAAGACGTAGTTTTAGCTTTACAGCGAGTGAGACAACTTAGCGAGTTAAGGCAAGTAGGGTAGTTAGTTGACTCTAATTTAGGTTGAGCACAATACTTAAAACCCTTCATTGCTTGAAGAAGCATTAAAGAAGTGAGGTTAATGGCCGGTTGGTGGGGCAGAGTTCTCCGAGTAGATTTGAATAGGAGGGAAGTTGCTGTTGACAACTTAGAGCTAAGTCTCCTAAAGATGTTCCTTGGTGGTACGGGTTTGGGTGCTTACTGGCTATACAAATACTTGAGACCTGGTGTTGAGCCTCTATCTAAAGATAATATCATAGTTCTTGCTTCAGGCCCTCTAACCGGTACTAGGGTTTATGGGACGTCGAGGGTTACCTTGATATCGAAGTCGCCCTTAACATCGACGTTTTTCGATAGCACATGTGGCGGGATCTTCCCAGCATACTTCAAGAAGAGCGGCTTTGATGCCATGGTTGTACATGGTGCATCCGACGAACCTGTTTACGTGCACGTTTACGATGATGGAGCAGAGATACTTCCTGCTAAGGACTTGTGGGGGCTTAAGGTTACAGAGACGATCCAAGAACTTCGAAAAAGACATGGATTTAAGTGTTCAGCCATAGCGATAGGCCCTGCAGGAGAGAATATCGTCAGGATCGCCTCAGTCATGGGCGACAACGGTCATGCCTTTGGTAGAGGAGGGCTTGGAGCAGTATTTGGATCTAAGAAGTTAAAGGCGATAGTAGCTAGTGGAACTAAGGTGGTTGCTGAAGCTCGAAGCGAGGAACTCGACGAGCTGCTTGATAACATGCGTGTTAGAATAACGTGGAGCCCCTATTTGGGTAGGACATTAAGGGATGTTGGAACCAATGCTCTACTAACAGTGATAAATGACTGGGGTCTCTTACCAACCATGAACTTCTTACGAGGTACATTTGATGGTGCCTCTAAGCTATCAGCTGAAGAGCTAGCTAAGCTAGTGATAGGTAGGAGGGGCTGCTACAACTGCCCAATAGCATGTAAAAGGGTCACCAAGACCGATAAGATGAGCGGTGATGGACCGGAGTATGAGAGCATCGCCAACTTGGGTAGCATGTTAGGTGTTGATGACTTAAAGGATGTAGCAGAAATGAATTATCTGTGCAATGAGCTTGGGCTTGACACCATATCCATGGGCGTGACGCTTGCATGCTTCTTAGAATTAGTTGAGAAAGGTAAAGTGAACCTCGACTTGAGGTGGGGCGAAGCTGAGAGGTTGAAGAATTTGATAGTCGATACAGCCTACAGGAGAGGTTATGGAGATGTACTTGCTGAGGGCTCATTAAGGCTCGCTAGGAGCTATGGAGACGAGGAGCTATCTATGAGCGTGAAGGGGTTAGAGATCCCGGCTTACGATCCCAGAGGAGCTTTCGGCATGGCCCTCTCATACGCCACCTCTTATCGTGGTGCTTGCCACTTAAGAAGTTGGACCATAGCCTTTGAGGTCATAGGAGTACCTAACCTAGTTGAGAGGTTCTCGGCCTTTGAGAAGCCATCCCTAGTCAAGTACACGCAGGACCTATCAGCAGTGTACGATAGCTTAGTGATGTGCAAACATTTTGCTGTAGAGTTCGATGAAGAACCCTTAAGTGCCATGTTAAGTGCTGTCACTGGAGTGGAATTTTCTAAAGAAGGGCTATTAATGGTTGGCGAGAGGGTTTGGACAATAGCTAGGCTATTCAATATTAGAGAAGGTTTTAGTAAAAAAGACGATAGGCTACCGAGGAGACTTCTAACGCCATTAACAACTGGTCCCACTGCTGGCAGAATTCCACCTCTCAACGATATGATTGAGGAATACTATTTGATTAGAGGATGGGATTCTAATGGTGTTCCAACTAAGAGGTGCCTTAGTAAATTAAGCTTAGAGGGGATTGTATGATTGTTGGAAAGAGCTTGGATCGCGAGGTTTACGAGGTTCTAAGGGAGTACGCCTCTAGAATCGCTAAGAGAGGCTACGTTACAGCTCATGGCGGAAATCTTAGTATCAGATCTGGAGATTACATGTGGATAACAAGGCACGCCTGCTCCCTCGAGAATCTTAGACCTGAGGATATCGTCAAGGTGCCCATTGATAGGCCTTCTAGCTATGATATTATAGCGTCAACAGAGGCACCAGTTCATAGAGAAATATACAGGAGGACCGGAAACTTGGTCGTGATGCATGCCCACCCACCATTCTCGGTTGCTCTATCGTATTTCATCGACGAGCTGATACCGCCGGACTCTGAGGGCTACCACGTTTTAAGGCGCGTACCGGTTGTTGAAGGTGCTCCTGGCTCCTCAACACTGGCTAATGAGGTAGCTAATGGACTAGCAAGGCATTGGGCTGTCATAGTTAGAGGACATGGAGTCTTCGCTTCATCGAAGTTCATTGACCATACTTACCAAATTCTGTGCATGGTCGAGCACTCAGCTAAAATACTGTACTTAAAGAACTTGTACGAGAAATCTCTCGGAGTGAGAGCTAGGACTCCGAGAGAGTTTTGACTTAGGCTAAACTAGTAAAGTTTTAATGGAACGACCATAGTATGCTCACGTAAGCCCCGGTAGCTCAGTTAGGCAGAGCGGCGGGCTGTTATCGATAGGCGGAAACCCGTAGGTCGGAGGTTCGAGTCCTCCCCGGGGCGCCAAGACCTTAATAATTATGATGTTGTCATAAAGGAGGCCCCTAGCTGTGCCGGTCAGTCCCATCTAGCCCTGAACGTTCACATTCATTTCTAAGTTTATTCGTCGTGAAGTAAAGCTTAAGAGGGCTTTAGAGGGTGTGATAGTTCTGAGGCCCCGGGTAGCTCAGTGGTAGAGCGCTCGGCTGTAGCTTGTGCACGGGTCGAGGGGCGGGTACCGCCACGATGAAAACCCGCCGGCCGAGACCGAGTGGTCGCAGGTTCAAATCCTGCCCCGGGGACCATTTATTCTTTAATGCAATGGAAGACGAGCACTGGAGTGTATGGGAGGGGGGTTGAGGTAACCGAAAGACCTAGAGACTTGAGCTCATAGTACAGCTTGTTCTGCCACTTCTTGCTTTTGCTTCCGAAGACGGATAACGTCCCCCCGATCTTTAAGAGAGAGACTAAGTCCTCTAAGAAGCTACTAGAGAAGAGGGACGGATTCCTGTTTGGATTAGGTCCCCCATCATGAATTATGTGATCGAATAAGTCATTCATGGAACGCACAGCGCTCACTGCATCACATAGACATATCTTAACTACTGGGCTTGATAGAGCCTCTTGAAATGGTGGATAAGGATTCCTATGAAGAGCTATGGTCAATATCTCTGGCGATGAATCTATGGTTAGGTAAAGCAAAGGTAAGGTCGTAGAGAGGATGGAGTAGCAGGTCCTTCCTAATCCAGTTCCTATCTCTAGAACCTTGGAGCCCTGTTTTACAGCATCGGCCCATGAGATGTACGTGCCGTAGACTATCAGCCTCGTTATGTCTCTATCCTCTGATGTATAGCCCAGGCCGCCGGTTATTCTATCTATTAAGCTCCACAGCTCCTCCTGACTAAGCGAGAGAATTTGGTCCTTGAATTTGGATACAGTCATCCTGCTAATCCTATCAACCTCATTATACCTTTTCTGCCGTAATAACTCCTTAATGTAGTCCTCTGGGACGATCACGTAAAGATTCAATTTCAAGGTAATTAAAGAAGATATCGTCTTTTAGTCCTCCAGTACTAAACAGTTTTGTGGTAATAAATGAGACCGTTAACCACAACTACCATAGGAAGCTTCCCTCTCCCACCCAGTACTGAGGGGTTTAAGAAGAGTCTTGAAATCCAAGTTAGGGCTGGAGTGGATTACCCAGCCCTACCTCAACTTGAGGACTTCTGCATTATGTTCCTGAAAGATATAGCTAAGAGAGGTAAGGGTATTGAGGAGCGAGGGGGAACGTACGTACTTACTGGCCTTGTCGAACCGCCTAAGGAGCCAGCTATAATGCAGGACGTCACCTTAACCATAACCATGCTCAAAGATCTTAATGCGAATAAGAAAATCAAAGTCCAAGTCACGGGTCCGTTCACCCTTTCGTCGATGGTCAAATTCTTAGACAAGACTGCCATGTCCTACCCGGACTTA harbors:
- a CDS encoding aldehyde ferredoxin oxidoreductase family protein — its product is MAGWWGRVLRVDLNRREVAVDNLELSLLKMFLGGTGLGAYWLYKYLRPGVEPLSKDNIIVLASGPLTGTRVYGTSRVTLISKSPLTSTFFDSTCGGIFPAYFKKSGFDAMVVHGASDEPVYVHVYDDGAEILPAKDLWGLKVTETIQELRKRHGFKCSAIAIGPAGENIVRIASVMGDNGHAFGRGGLGAVFGSKKLKAIVASGTKVVAEARSEELDELLDNMRVRITWSPYLGRTLRDVGTNALLTVINDWGLLPTMNFLRGTFDGASKLSAEELAKLVIGRRGCYNCPIACKRVTKTDKMSGDGPEYESIANLGSMLGVDDLKDVAEMNYLCNELGLDTISMGVTLACFLELVEKGKVNLDLRWGEAERLKNLIVDTAYRRGYGDVLAEGSLRLARSYGDEELSMSVKGLEIPAYDPRGAFGMALSYATSYRGACHLRSWTIAFEVIGVPNLVERFSAFEKPSLVKYTQDLSAVYDSLVMCKHFAVEFDEEPLSAMLSAVTGVEFSKEGLLMVGERVWTIARLFNIREGFSKKDDRLPRRLLTPLTTGPTAGRIPPLNDMIEEYYLIRGWDSNGVPTKRCLSKLSLEGIV
- a CDS encoding class II aldolase/adducin family protein; the protein is MIVGKSLDREVYEVLREYASRIAKRGYVTAHGGNLSIRSGDYMWITRHACSLENLRPEDIVKVPIDRPSSYDIIASTEAPVHREIYRRTGNLVVMHAHPPFSVALSYFIDELIPPDSEGYHVLRRVPVVEGAPGSSTLANEVANGLARHWAVIVRGHGVFASSKFIDHTYQILCMVEHSAKILYLKNLYEKSLGVRARTPREF
- a CDS encoding MnmC family methyltransferase yields the protein MIVPEDYIKELLRQKRYNEVDRISRMTVSKFKDQILSLSQEELWSLIDRITGGLGYTSEDRDITRLIVYGTYISWADAVKQGSKVLEIGTGLGRTCYSILSTTLPLLYLTIDSSPEILTIALHRNPYPPFQEALSSPVVKICLCDAVSAVRSMNDLFDHIIHDGGPNPNRNPSLFSSSFLEDLVSLLKIGGTLSVFGSKSKKWQNKLYYELKSLGLSVTSTPLPYTPVLVFHCIKE